In a genomic window of Pleurocapsa sp. PCC 7319:
- a CDS encoding universal stress protein: MNWLIKKSVLVPIDFSEWSYSAIAPAKEYVQSETSLTLIHVLTPLHPADPAAMWNTLDDEQRKQKVKAFLGEKLGEMGYEEVKIEVKIGDPSTEIVDCAKEIEADLIVLPSHGRKGVSRFLLGSVAERVVRLSPCPVLVLK; encoded by the coding sequence ATGAATTGGCTGATTAAGAAATCTGTCCTAGTTCCCATTGATTTTTCTGAATGGTCATATAGTGCGATCGCACCTGCTAAAGAATATGTTCAGTCTGAAACATCCCTAACTTTGATTCATGTCCTGACACCATTACATCCAGCCGATCCAGCAGCAATGTGGAATACCCTCGATGATGAGCAAAGAAAACAAAAGGTCAAAGCTTTTCTGGGAGAGAAGTTAGGGGAAATGGGTTATGAAGAAGTTAAGATTGAGGTGAAAATAGGCGATCCTAGTACGGAAATTGTAGACTGTGCTAAGGAGATAGAAGCAGATTTAATTGTTTTACCTTCCCATGGACGTAAGGGTGTTAGTCGTTTTCTACTTGGTTCGGTGGCAGAAAGGGTAGTGCGTTTGTCTCCCTGTCCAGTGCTGGTTCTCAAGTAA
- a CDS encoding SDR family NAD(P)-dependent oxidoreductase has translation MDFGIKGKVALITGGDSGMGKATAKLLATEGVKIALLDKTTKELETTAEEISKIGEVIPITADLRNLDEVELAKQRILKHFGTVHILVNCAGITGATKDFLELTDEDWYETINVDFMAAVRVCRAFIPSMQKEGWGRIVLIGSEDAVQPYTDEMPYCAAKAGVLNLAKNLSKAYAKDGILVNSVSPAYIATPMTDAMMEKRAKEKNMSFDQAIETFLDEKRPHLELHRRGKAQEVAAVIAFLCSQHSSFVVGANYRVDGGSVATVG, from the coding sequence ATGGATTTTGGGATTAAAGGTAAGGTGGCATTGATTACTGGTGGCGATTCTGGTATGGGTAAAGCTACAGCAAAGTTACTAGCTACTGAGGGTGTAAAAATTGCCCTATTAGATAAAACTACAAAAGAATTAGAAACAACTGCTGAAGAAATTAGTAAAATTGGTGAAGTAATACCTATTACGGCAGATTTGAGAAACCTAGATGAAGTTGAATTAGCAAAGCAGCGTATACTTAAGCATTTTGGCACAGTTCACATTTTGGTTAATTGTGCTGGTATCACCGGTGCAACTAAAGACTTTCTAGAGTTAACTGACGAAGACTGGTATGAAACTATAAATGTCGACTTTATGGCTGCGGTGCGAGTCTGTCGAGCCTTTATTCCCTCTATGCAGAAAGAAGGATGGGGTAGAATTGTTCTGATTGGTTCAGAAGATGCAGTTCAACCTTACACCGATGAAATGCCCTACTGTGCAGCTAAAGCAGGAGTACTTAACCTAGCTAAAAATCTCTCTAAAGCTTATGCTAAAGATGGTATTTTAGTTAATTCCGTATCACCTGCCTATATCGCTACTCCCATGACCGACGCGATGATGGAAAAACGGGCTAAGGAAAAAAATATGAGCTTTGACCAGGCTATTGAGACTTTCCTAGATGAAAAACGACCTCATTTAGAATTACATCGTCGAGGAAAAGCTCAAGAAGTCGCTGCAGTAATTGCCTTTTTATGCTCCCAACATTCTAGCTTTGTAGTAGGTGCTAATTACCGAGTTGACGGTGGTTCCGTAGCTACTGTTGGTTAG
- a CDS encoding PleD family two-component system response regulator, which yields MINSILVVEDNEELQLLYKLVLELAGYQVATVNNEINILDFVEKIRPQLILMDTMMSGINGLQISRKIKENFDNRSLPVLLVSAINGIKDRQLADSKADSIIYKPFNPNDLTSQVKKLISH from the coding sequence ATGATTAATTCTATTTTGGTAGTTGAAGATAATGAAGAGTTGCAATTGTTATACAAACTAGTCCTAGAGTTGGCTGGATATCAGGTCGCTACTGTGAATAATGAGATAAACATTTTGGATTTTGTAGAAAAAATTAGACCACAGTTAATTTTAATGGATACTATGATGTCAGGAATTAATGGTCTACAAATTTCTCGTAAGATTAAAGAAAATTTTGACAATAGGAGTTTACCAGTTCTACTAGTATCTGCTATTAACGGTATTAAAGATAGACAATTAGCAGATAGCAAGGCAGATAGCATTATTTATAAACCATTTAATCCCAATGATTTAACTTCGCAGGTCAAGAAGCTAATAAGTCATTAA
- the ald gene encoding alanine dehydrogenase gives MHIGVPKEIKDQEFRVGLSPNSVRVLTDRGHSVFIERMAGVGSGFGDRDYQQAGATIVAQAKDAWNQELIIKVKEPLAAEYEFIRQGQILFTYLHLAANKLLTERLVDSGVTAIAYETVELNRTLPLLMPMSIIAGRLAVQFGARFLERQQGGRGVLLGGIPGVSAGKVTILGGGVVGTEAAKIAVGMGAKVQIFDINVERLSYLENLFGSRVELLYSNAAAIEAAVPDADLLIGAVLIPGKKAPILVDRALVAKMRPGSVIVDVAVDQGGCIETLRPTSHSKPIYIEEGVVHYGVPNMPGAVPWTATQALNNSTLPYTVKLADLGIKALEIDSALARGLNVDNYQIVHPVVQEVFKDLVTPTPEFSLA, from the coding sequence ATGCATATTGGTGTACCAAAAGAAATTAAAGACCAAGAATTTCGAGTCGGATTATCCCCTAATAGCGTTCGAGTTTTAACCGATAGAGGACATAGTGTATTTATAGAAAGGATGGCGGGAGTTGGTTCGGGATTTGGCGATCGCGATTATCAACAGGCTGGTGCAACAATAGTTGCTCAAGCTAAAGATGCCTGGAATCAAGAACTAATAATCAAGGTAAAAGAGCCTTTAGCAGCAGAATATGAATTTATCCGTCAAGGACAGATATTATTTACATATCTGCATTTAGCAGCAAATAAACTCCTGACTGAACGTTTAGTTGATTCAGGAGTAACGGCGATCGCTTATGAAACTGTAGAACTAAATCGTACATTGCCTCTACTGATGCCTATGAGCATCATTGCAGGAAGATTAGCGGTGCAGTTTGGCGCACGGTTTTTAGAAAGACAGCAGGGAGGAAGGGGTGTTTTATTAGGTGGTATACCTGGGGTGTCTGCTGGTAAAGTCACAATCTTAGGTGGCGGTGTCGTTGGCACAGAAGCAGCAAAAATTGCTGTCGGTATGGGTGCAAAGGTACAGATTTTTGATATCAATGTTGAACGGCTATCTTACCTGGAAAATTTATTTGGTTCTAGGGTTGAACTGCTTTATAGTAATGCTGCAGCAATTGAAGCTGCCGTTCCCGATGCGGACTTGTTAATCGGTGCAGTATTGATTCCAGGTAAAAAAGCACCCATCTTAGTAGATCGTGCCTTGGTGGCAAAAATGCGTCCTGGCTCTGTTATCGTCGATGTCGCAGTGGATCAGGGAGGATGTATTGAAACTCTACGTCCCACTTCTCATAGTAAGCCAATATATATTGAAGAGGGAGTTGTGCATTATGGCGTTCCCAATATGCCTGGTGCTGTACCCTGGACAGCTACTCAAGCTTTAAACAATAGTACTTTACCCTATACAGTCAAGTTAGCTGATTTGGGAATCAAAGCTTTAGAAATTGACTCTGCATTAGCTAGAGGATTAAACGTTGATAACTATCAAATTGTACATCCTGTTGTTCAGGAAGTATTTAAAGATTTAGTTACTCCTACTCCAGAGTTTTCATTAGCTTAA
- a CDS encoding YqaE/Pmp3 family membrane protein, which translates to MGIIKIIAAILLPPLGVFLTMGVSQALLINVLLTLLGWVPGVIHALWIISKQSEQVS; encoded by the coding sequence ATGGGCATTATTAAAATCATTGCAGCAATCTTACTTCCTCCCCTTGGAGTATTTCTGACTATGGGAGTTAGTCAAGCCCTACTAATAAATGTTTTGCTGACATTACTAGGCTGGGTTCCTGGTGTTATTCATGCTCTTTGGATTATCTCCAAACAATCAGAGCAAGTTAGCTAA
- a CDS encoding BON domain-containing protein: MNKLITLSLGSILLLTAVGCDVARTSGDAPNSVEEGFVVEDKTKVKDTLGDANSEIRQDQLNSDIRAREQRNDLWGEQGERTNSDLESQVRAKLEANIPRAKLTIDADDGKVVIVGTVPDQREYETIEPLAFEILGVKSVEMDVKVIPPNK, translated from the coding sequence ATGAACAAGTTAATTACTTTATCTTTAGGTAGTATATTGTTGTTGACTGCTGTAGGTTGTGATGTAGCACGAACCAGTGGCGACGCTCCCAATTCTGTAGAAGAGGGTTTTGTTGTAGAAGATAAAACGAAAGTTAAAGATACTTTAGGAGATGCAAATAGCGAAATTCGCCAAGATCAATTAAATTCCGACATTCGTGCCAGAGAACAACGTAATGACTTATGGGGTGAACAAGGAGAAAGAACAAACTCAGATTTAGAAAGTCAGGTTAGAGCAAAATTAGAAGCTAATATTCCCCGAGCAAAGCTAACCATAGATGCAGATGATGGCAAGGTAGTAATTGTAGGAACAGTTCCCGACCAAAGAGAATACGAAACAATTGAGCCTCTAGCTTTTGAAATTCTCGGAGTTAAAAGTGTTGAGATGGATGTAAAAGTTATACCACCTAATAAGTAA
- a CDS encoding aminotransferase, producing the protein MLDVNHSDESELNKSEETSSVPRDLTQMDMKSLWHPMTQHKKYERNPPKRMDKAQGCYVVDAEGKEYLDGVSGLWCVNVGYGRKELADAAHEQLVELSYFPLVMSHSPAIKLAAKLLELLQFEGKVHFSNSGSEANETAFKMARQYHSQMGGTRRYKIISRYRAYHGNTMGALSATAQAERRAKYDPLVPGFMHVHPPYCYRCPFGKEYGSCNIECATNVENVVIHEGAESVAAIIVEPVISGGGVIVPPDEYLPILREICDRYDILLIFDEVVSGFGRLGKMFGHEHWGVKPDIITLAKGITSGYLPLSATITQQYIFDAFLDETDPTSHFRHINTYGGNPASTALSLKNIEIIETEQLTNQAAKMGAYLRTELSTIENHPYVGEIRGKGLLIGIELVADKETKEPLAGEKVGLVVSRCLELGTIIGRNTSTIPGLSNVLIIAPPLILTKADADLIVDNLKQALEEISTNVTRMIS; encoded by the coding sequence ATGTTAGATGTGAATCACTCTGATGAGTCAGAGTTAAACAAGTCAGAAGAAACGTCATCAGTGCCGAGGGATTTGACCCAAATGGATATGAAATCTCTGTGGCATCCAATGACACAGCATAAAAAATATGAACGCAACCCGCCTAAACGCATGGATAAGGCGCAGGGTTGCTATGTTGTTGATGCAGAAGGTAAGGAATACTTAGATGGGGTATCAGGATTATGGTGCGTCAATGTAGGTTATGGACGCAAAGAACTGGCAGATGCAGCCCACGAACAGTTGGTTGAATTGTCTTATTTTCCTCTGGTAATGAGTCATTCTCCTGCCATAAAGCTAGCAGCTAAATTACTAGAATTATTGCAGTTTGAAGGTAAGGTTCACTTTTCTAATAGTGGTTCAGAAGCTAATGAGACAGCGTTTAAGATGGCACGGCAATACCATTCCCAGATGGGTGGTACGAGACGATATAAAATCATTTCTCGCTATCGGGCATACCACGGCAATACTATGGGTGCTTTGAGCGCGACGGCACAGGCAGAAAGACGCGCTAAATACGATCCTCTCGTTCCAGGATTCATGCATGTACATCCCCCCTACTGCTATCGTTGTCCCTTTGGTAAGGAATATGGTTCGTGTAATATTGAGTGTGCTACTAACGTCGAAAATGTAGTTATTCATGAAGGTGCAGAAAGCGTTGCTGCCATTATCGTCGAGCCTGTTATCTCTGGTGGTGGGGTAATTGTTCCTCCCGATGAATACTTGCCTATACTGCGTGAAATCTGCGATCGCTATGATATTTTGTTAATCTTTGATGAGGTGGTCAGTGGTTTTGGTCGTCTGGGTAAAATGTTTGGACACGAACATTGGGGTGTCAAGCCAGATATAATCACCCTAGCAAAAGGTATCACCAGCGGTTATTTACCTCTTTCAGCGACTATTACTCAGCAATATATCTTTGATGCTTTCTTAGATGAAACCGATCCTACTTCCCATTTCCGTCACATTAACACCTATGGAGGTAATCCTGCTTCAACTGCCCTATCTTTAAAAAACATTGAGATTATCGAAACCGAACAGCTTACGAACCAGGCTGCCAAAATGGGCGCATATTTAAGAACAGAATTATCGACGATAGAAAATCATCCTTATGTGGGAGAGATACGGGGTAAAGGATTATTAATCGGGATTGAATTAGTAGCAGATAAAGAAACTAAAGAACCTCTAGCAGGGGAAAAGGTAGGTCTAGTAGTTTCTCGCTGTTTAGAACTGGGCACGATTATTGGACGTAATACTAGCACTATTCCTGGGCTTTCCAATGTGCTGATTATTGCCCCGCCGTTGATTTTGACTAAAGCCGATGCAGATTTAATTGTTGATAATTTAAAACAAGCCTTAGAAGAAATAAGTACGAACGTAACAAGAATGATTTCATAA
- a CDS encoding sodium:alanine symporter family protein: MKQLLFKLKKYLKYCCLPILLILLIPRIVWAQEEASAGGIGGIFEGIFQSIVDVLNLFLYFKIGGENGMPLIVLWLIAGGIFFTLRMKFINVRAFKHAIEVVQGKYDDPHDEGDVSHFQALAAALSGTVGIGNIAGVAIAIRMGGPGAAFWMTLAGFFGMSSKFAECTLGQKYRIIKPDGTVGGGPMYYLNRGLSSIGMGGMGKGLGVIYAVCCAIATMGAGNMFQANQGYAAVANVLPFFENYNWLFGIILVAIVGLVIIGGIERIGAVAGVLVPLMAVIYTLACLWVMLVKFNLIPSAIGTIIMTAFNPEAVAGGAIGAIVVGFQRAVFSNEAGIGSAAIAHSAARTDEPVREGVVALLEPFIDTMFICNLTAIVIVLTGVYADPSSAELDGARLSAASFETVIGWFPYVIAIAGFLFAISTMISWSYYGQLAWAYLFGDNTVNIYKGLFLLCGFIGTVINLDLVVEFSDIVLLAMSLPNLLGCFLLSNVVAKELDSYMSRLKSGAMLTELEEVREPVFK, encoded by the coding sequence ATGAAACAATTGTTGTTTAAGTTAAAAAAATATTTAAAGTATTGTTGTCTGCCTATTTTATTAATATTATTAATACCTAGAATTGTTTGGGCTCAAGAAGAAGCAAGTGCTGGAGGAATTGGAGGGATATTTGAAGGGATATTTCAAAGCATTGTTGATGTTTTAAATCTCTTTTTATATTTCAAAATTGGTGGCGAAAATGGGATGCCCTTGATTGTTCTCTGGTTGATCGCTGGAGGTATCTTTTTTACTTTACGGATGAAGTTTATTAATGTTCGGGCATTTAAACACGCTATTGAAGTCGTACAGGGTAAGTATGACGATCCTCATGATGAAGGAGACGTATCCCACTTTCAGGCTTTGGCAGCAGCCCTTTCTGGTACGGTAGGTATTGGTAATATCGCAGGGGTAGCGATCGCCATTCGGATGGGAGGACCAGGAGCAGCTTTTTGGATGACCTTAGCTGGTTTTTTTGGGATGTCGAGTAAGTTTGCCGAATGTACCCTTGGGCAAAAATATCGCATCATTAAGCCCGATGGGACGGTGGGAGGTGGTCCCATGTATTATTTAAATCGTGGCTTATCCTCAATTGGCATGGGTGGAATGGGTAAAGGATTAGGGGTAATTTATGCGGTCTGTTGCGCGATCGCTACCATGGGTGCAGGAAATATGTTCCAGGCAAACCAGGGCTATGCTGCGGTGGCTAATGTATTACCCTTTTTTGAGAATTACAACTGGCTGTTTGGCATTATCTTAGTAGCTATTGTGGGGCTAGTAATTATCGGGGGTATCGAACGGATTGGTGCGGTAGCTGGAGTTTTAGTCCCATTGATGGCGGTAATTTATACCTTGGCTTGCCTTTGGGTAATGTTAGTTAAATTTAATCTCATCCCATCCGCGATTGGTACAATTATTATGACAGCCTTCAATCCTGAAGCTGTGGCAGGAGGAGCTATTGGTGCAATTGTAGTTGGATTTCAAAGGGCGGTTTTTTCCAACGAAGCTGGCATTGGTTCAGCTGCGATCGCTCATTCAGCTGCTCGTACCGATGAGCCAGTTAGGGAGGGGGTTGTAGCACTGTTAGAACCGTTTATCGATACTATGTTCATCTGTAACCTGACGGCAATTGTCATCGTGCTTACAGGGGTTTATGCCGATCCAAGTTCTGCCGAGCTTGATGGAGCAAGGTTATCCGCTGCCTCATTTGAGACAGTTATTGGCTGGTTTCCCTACGTAATAGCCATTGCTGGCTTTTTGTTTGCTATTTCAACCATGATTTCTTGGAGTTATTATGGACAGCTGGCTTGGGCATATCTGTTTGGCGATAATACAGTCAATATTTATAAAGGACTATTTCTGCTCTGTGGATTTATTGGCACGGTAATCAATCTCGATCTGGTAGTAGAATTTAGCGATATCGTGCTGTTGGCGATGTCTTTGCCGAATCTATTAGGTTGTTTTTTACTTTCTAATGTAGTTGCCAAAGAGCTAGATAGCTATATGTCTCGTCTCAAATCGGGTGCAATGTTGACAGAGCTTGAAGAAGTTAGAGAACCCGTTTTTAAATAG
- a CDS encoding phage holin family protein: protein MLASLLTVLATALSLLVVDIIFSGVDIANFPAALIAAVVIGIVNTGVKPLISLLSLPLNILSLGAFSLVVNGLCFWLASLFVPGFRVAGLLAFIFAPVLLSFVNTFLSKYFAERYPSTTQE, encoded by the coding sequence ATGTTAGCTTCACTTTTAACTGTCTTAGCTACTGCACTAAGTTTATTGGTAGTTGATATTATCTTTTCTGGAGTAGATATAGCTAATTTTCCAGCTGCTTTAATTGCGGCAGTAGTTATTGGAATAGTCAATACAGGAGTTAAACCATTAATATCCTTACTATCCCTACCTCTTAATATTCTTAGCCTTGGGGCATTTTCTCTAGTTGTTAATGGTCTATGCTTTTGGTTAGCTTCACTTTTTGTACCAGGTTTTAGAGTTGCAGGTCTGTTAGCATTTATTTTTGCCCCTGTACTTCTATCTTTTGTTAATACTTTTCTCAGTAAATATTTTGCAGAAAGGTATCCCAGTACAACTCAAGAATAA
- a CDS encoding sulfite exporter TauE/SafE family protein codes for MELFGNEYLTVSCIIFLAALTQSITGFGFAIVSMSFLPGVLGLQTAVPLVALLGVTLNSIIWFYYRRNSDFKAVRRLMIASLITTPIGALMLDRFPEAIALRGLGLIIISYVVYDWLKLALPPLKSRFWDYLAGGLSGTLSGAYAVGGPPLVVYANCRHWTGKEFKSNITPVFCLIALLATISHGWQGNLTTSVGRFAVYSLPGFACGLWLGTTLANKMNPLIFRQITLALLLVAGLKLVI; via the coding sequence ATGGAGCTATTTGGAAATGAATATTTAACAGTTAGCTGCATTATATTTCTAGCAGCTTTGACTCAAAGCATAACTGGATTTGGTTTTGCGATCGTTTCCATGTCTTTTTTACCAGGAGTACTCGGCTTACAAACTGCCGTCCCTTTGGTTGCATTGCTCGGCGTTACTTTAAACAGCATAATTTGGTTCTACTATCGACGAAATTCTGACTTCAAAGCTGTTAGACGATTGATGATTGCATCTTTAATTACTACTCCTATCGGTGCATTAATGCTCGATCGCTTTCCCGAAGCGATCGCTCTTAGAGGATTGGGTCTAATTATTATTAGCTATGTGGTTTACGACTGGCTGAAGTTAGCTTTGCCTCCTTTAAAGTCGCGATTTTGGGATTATCTAGCAGGGGGATTGTCGGGAACTCTCAGTGGTGCATATGCGGTAGGAGGACCACCTCTAGTTGTCTACGCTAACTGTCGTCACTGGACTGGCAAAGAGTTTAAAAGTAATATTACTCCCGTATTCTGTTTAATCGCTTTGCTGGCTACCATTTCCCATGGCTGGCAGGGTAATTTAACCACCTCCGTTGGCAGATTTGCCGTTTATAGCCTGCCTGGTTTTGCCTGCGGACTTTGGCTAGGAACAACACTGGCTAACAAAATGAATCCTCTAATCTTTAGGCAAATTACCTTGGCTCTATTACTTGTGGCGGGTTTGAAATTAGTGATTTAA
- a CDS encoding response regulator codes for MINSVLVVEDNEDLSLLFKLVLESAGYQVATVDNGLNVLDFVEKIQPQLILMDIMMPEISGLEVTRKIKEKLNYGSLPVLLVSALDRLKDKQLEDSKADGILYKPFNIDDLISRVDKLIN; via the coding sequence ATGATCAACTCTGTTTTAGTTGTAGAGGATAATGAAGATCTTTCATTGTTATTCAAGCTAGTTTTGGAATCGGCTGGATATCAAGTCGCTACTGTGGATAATGGGCTAAATGTCTTAGACTTTGTGGAAAAGATTCAACCACAATTGATTTTAATGGACATTATGATGCCAGAAATCAGTGGTTTGGAGGTTACTCGTAAGATCAAAGAAAAATTAAATTATGGAAGTCTACCAGTACTATTAGTATCCGCTCTTGATCGACTTAAGGACAAGCAGTTAGAAGATAGTAAGGCAGATGGTATTCTCTATAAGCCTTTCAACATTGACGATTTAATCTCGCGGGTAGACAAACTAATCAATTGA
- a CDS encoding ABC transporter permease subunit (The N-terminal region of this protein, as described by TIGR01726, is a three transmembrane segment that identifies a subfamily of ABC transporter permease subunits, which specificities that include histidine, arginine, glutamine, glutamate, L-cystine (sic), the opines (in Agrobacterium) octopine and nopaline, etc.), which produces MNKKNVSFWIKRLGLGLIGSLLIISINYYLISPLKAQEVLKVGTEPAFPPFEMQAPDGKGFTGFDIDLFKAIGEEAGLEIQFQSMPFDGLIPALQSQTIDAAISGMTITAERAQTVDFARPYFRSGLAIAVRKEDQGKIKSFDDLENKKVAVAIGTTGAQEAAKIPGVELFTFDNSALALQELSNGKVDAVVNDSPVTLYAIKIGNLNSIEIVGELLTEEYYGIALPKGSPNVEKVNNALDELLKTDKYRGVYQKWFAGEPAKLPLVTPALEGEAATFSLISMLPALLYGALITILLTAFSVFFGTIGGTLLATASISDFKPLGWLSRIYVDFFRGTPLLVQIFMIYFGIPSLLQGIGLDFNFNRFAAAVTALSLNSAAYLAEIIRGGIQSIDIGQWEASQSMGMGWRQTMRYVIFPQAFRRMLPPLGNEFITMIKDTSLVAIIGFEELFRQGQLMVATTYRAFEIYAAVALIYLFLTFIASRVFSWLEKRLNPVRRANKQASAQIASTPEQVAS; this is translated from the coding sequence ATGAATAAAAAAAACGTAAGTTTTTGGATAAAAAGACTAGGATTAGGCTTAATCGGGTCATTATTAATAATAAGTATTAACTATTATTTGATTTCTCCTTTAAAAGCTCAAGAAGTTTTAAAAGTAGGAACAGAACCAGCTTTTCCTCCCTTTGAAATGCAAGCACCAGATGGCAAAGGATTTACTGGATTTGATATCGATTTATTCAAGGCAATTGGTGAAGAAGCAGGTTTAGAAATTCAGTTTCAAAGTATGCCCTTTGATGGCTTAATTCCCGCTCTACAGTCTCAAACTATTGATGCAGCCATTAGTGGTATGACTATTACTGCAGAACGTGCTCAGACAGTGGATTTTGCTCGTCCTTATTTTCGGTCTGGTCTGGCGATCGCTGTAAGAAAAGAGGATCAAGGAAAAATCAAAAGTTTTGACGACCTAGAGAATAAGAAAGTAGCGGTGGCTATTGGCACAACTGGAGCACAGGAGGCTGCCAAAATACCAGGAGTAGAACTCTTTACTTTTGATAATTCTGCTCTAGCCCTTCAAGAGTTGAGCAACGGTAAGGTAGATGCCGTGGTTAATGATTCCCCTGTAACCCTTTATGCAATCAAGATTGGTAATCTTAACAGTATTGAGATAGTAGGTGAACTGTTAACCGAAGAATATTATGGAATAGCTTTACCAAAAGGCTCGCCTAATGTAGAGAAAGTCAACAATGCTTTAGACGAGCTACTCAAGACAGACAAATACCGTGGGGTTTATCAAAAATGGTTTGCAGGAGAGCCGGCTAAGTTACCTTTAGTTACCCCAGCTTTAGAAGGAGAAGCTGCTACCTTTAGTCTGATATCAATGTTACCCGCTCTATTGTATGGGGCGTTGATAACAATATTGCTAACTGCATTTTCAGTCTTTTTTGGCACGATTGGTGGAACCCTATTGGCTACAGCTTCAATCTCTGACTTTAAGCCTTTGGGTTGGTTGAGTCGTATCTATGTAGATTTCTTTCGCGGCACACCTTTGTTGGTGCAGATCTTTATGATTTACTTTGGTATTCCTTCTCTTCTACAGGGAATAGGCTTAGACTTTAATTTTAATCGCTTTGCTGCTGCGGTTACGGCTCTTAGTCTCAATTCTGCCGCCTATTTAGCTGAAATTATTAGGGGTGGGATTCAATCAATTGATATAGGACAGTGGGAAGCTTCTCAATCAATGGGAATGGGATGGAGGCAAACTATGCGATATGTTATTTTTCCCCAAGCTTTTCGGCGGATGTTACCACCCTTAGGTAACGAGTTTATAACCATGATTAAAGACACTAGCTTGGTGGCAATTATCGGTTTTGAAGAACTATTTCGTCAGGGACAGCTAATGGTGGCAACTACCTATCGAGCATTTGAAATCTATGCAGCAGTCGCGTTGATCTATTTGTTTTTAACCTTTATTGCTTCTAGAGTCTTTAGCTGGCTGGAAAAACGTCTCAATCCCGTGCGCCGCGCCAATAAACAAGCATCAGCCCAGATTGCTTCAACTCCCGAACAAGTAGCAAGCTGA
- a CDS encoding amino acid ABC transporter ATP-binding protein, translating to MSISTPVISFDNLQKSYGSLKVLRGITASLYKKDVVSIIGTSGCGKSTLLRCCNRLETINGGKLRVMDIDLSQPKISSQKLKQLRTKVGMVFQQFNLFPHLSVLQNLMLAPAQVLKESKSECRDRALHYLDKVGLSSKANSYPEQLSGGQKQRVAIARSLCMKPEIILFDEPTSALDPELVGEVLTVMQQLAEEGMTMVVVTHEMQFAREVANRVIFLNQGVVEEEGDAQEVLTNPQCDRLKSFLSRMNG from the coding sequence ATGTCTATTTCTACTCCCGTTATTTCCTTTGATAATTTACAAAAAAGCTATGGCTCATTAAAAGTATTAAGAGGAATCACGGCTTCACTTTATAAAAAAGATGTTGTTTCGATAATTGGCACTTCTGGCTGTGGTAAAAGTACCTTATTGCGCTGCTGTAATCGATTGGAAACTATCAATGGTGGCAAATTGAGAGTAATGGATATCGATCTTTCTCAACCAAAAATAAGCTCGCAAAAGTTGAAGCAGTTAAGAACTAAAGTAGGCATGGTTTTTCAGCAGTTTAATTTATTTCCTCACCTCAGCGTATTGCAGAATTTGATGTTAGCTCCTGCCCAAGTATTAAAAGAATCAAAATCAGAATGCCGCGATCGCGCTCTGCATTATTTAGATAAAGTAGGTTTAAGTAGTAAAGCCAATTCCTATCCCGAACAACTATCTGGGGGACAAAAACAACGAGTTGCGATCGCCCGTAGCCTCTGTATGAAACCTGAAATCATTCTCTTTGATGAACCTACCAGCGCACTCGACCCTGAATTAGTTGGGGAAGTATTGACGGTAATGCAACAGCTGGCAGAAGAAGGAATGACCATGGTAGTTGTAACTCACGAAATGCAGTTTGCCCGAGAAGTCGCCAATCGAGTGATCTTTCTCAACCAGGGAGTAGTAGAAGAAGAAGGAGATGCTCAAGAAGTATTAACCAATCCTCAATGCGATCGCTTAAAAAGTTTTCTCAGTCGGATGAATGGCTAA